The proteins below are encoded in one region of Coffea arabica cultivar ET-39 chromosome 4c, Coffea Arabica ET-39 HiFi, whole genome shotgun sequence:
- the LOC113738678 gene encoding uncharacterized protein isoform X1, with the protein MVIFSVNSKRIRRPNVRLWEIGDLPAAFARASYHRSGASLGQKRWKRKFSDVGESEYLQFSTEKQPEHTILDPSVSPRIINDIQHNRENKDPNSLKVASEFVNSDERNMTNCNLDFGTITRRSRLMKRRKRNPNSTCSLFGNPWNSKTGRQKTVQDEKGYGWNQNVACTSAADLDIFPVNGFKDSSQNETSARSKEAWENEIDDLNSRGPLQKPRGFSIEGACYEENATFLQFARGHNDKESSGCDVNGVSLWLEELGLGKFAELFEMHEVDEETLPFLTFEDLKDMGIVSVGPRRKLFNAIQQLKGGRHVGVCIKLMSFKIKGNMSCPFDVCWHHLILVMVGRTSSFMFGMLVFRKLWGYTA; encoded by the exons ATGGTGATATTTAGCGTGAATTCAAAGAGGATAAGAAGACCAAATGTTAGGTTATGGGAAATAGGTGATCTACCTGCAGCCTTCGCACGTGCGAGTTATCATAGAAGTGGTGCAAGTTTAGGGCAGAAGAGATGGAAAAGAAAGTTTTCTGACGTTGGGGAGTCAGAATACCTCCAGTTTTCTACTGAAAAACAACCTGAGCATACAATCTTGGATCCTAGTGTTTCTCCGAGGATTATCAATGATATCCAACATAACAGAGAGAACAAGGACCCTAACTCTTTAAAAGTAGCATCTGAATTTGTCAATTCAGATGAAAGAAATATGACCAATTGTAATCTGGATTTTGGAACCATAACTCGGAGGTCTAGGCTCATGAAGCGAAGAAAACGGAACCCTAATAGCACTTGTAGTCTATTTGGTAATCCTTGGAACTCAAAAACTGGTAGGCAGAAAACTGTTCAAGATGAGAAAGGTTATGGGTGGAATCAAAATGTTGCATGCACATCAGCTGCTGATTTAGACATCTTTCCTGTTAATGGCTTTAAGGATTCTTCGCAGAATGAAACATCAGCAAGGAGCAAAGAAGCTTGGGAGAACGAGATTGATGACCTGAATAGTAGGGGGCCGCTGCAGAAGCCCAGAGGCTTCTCGATTGAGGGTGCTTGCTATGAAGAGAATGCAACCTTTCTGCAATTTGCTAGAGGACACAATGATAAAGAATCCAGTGGTTGTGATGTAAATGGTGTCAGCCTATGGCTGGAAGAGCTTGGTCTTGGTAAGTTTGCTGAATTGTTTGAAATGCACGAAGTTGATGAAGAAACTCTGCCTTTTCTTACTTTTGAAGATTTGAAAGACATGGGAATTGTTTCTGTTGGGCCTCGTCGGAAGTTGTTTAATGCAATTCAGCAGCTAAAAGGAGGCAG GCATGTTGGTGTTTGCATAAAGCTCATGAGTTTCAAAATCAAAGGTAATATGAGTTGTCCTTTTGATGTTTGTTGGCATCATCTTATTCTGGTTATGGTTGGAAGGACATCCAGTTTCATGTTTGGCATGCTAGTTTTCAGGAAGTTATGGGGTTATACAGCCTAA
- the LOC113738678 gene encoding uncharacterized protein isoform X2 has product MVIFSVNSKRIRRPNVRLWEIGDLPAAFARASYHRSGASLGQKRWKRKFSDVGESEYLQFSTEKQPEHTILDPSVSPRIINDIQHNRENKDPNSLKVASEFVNSDERNMTNCNLDFGTITRRSRLMKRRKRNPNSTCSLFGNPWNSKTGRQKTVQDEKGYGWNQNVACTSAADLDIFPVNGFKDSSQNETSARSKEAWENEIDDLNSRGPLQKPRGFSIEGACYEENATFLQFARGHNDKESSGCDVNGVSLWLEELGLGKFAELFEMHEVDEETLPFLTFEDLKDMGIVSVGPRRKLFNAIQQLKGGRHVGVCIKLMSFKIKGSYGVIQPKGVLNVN; this is encoded by the exons ATGGTGATATTTAGCGTGAATTCAAAGAGGATAAGAAGACCAAATGTTAGGTTATGGGAAATAGGTGATCTACCTGCAGCCTTCGCACGTGCGAGTTATCATAGAAGTGGTGCAAGTTTAGGGCAGAAGAGATGGAAAAGAAAGTTTTCTGACGTTGGGGAGTCAGAATACCTCCAGTTTTCTACTGAAAAACAACCTGAGCATACAATCTTGGATCCTAGTGTTTCTCCGAGGATTATCAATGATATCCAACATAACAGAGAGAACAAGGACCCTAACTCTTTAAAAGTAGCATCTGAATTTGTCAATTCAGATGAAAGAAATATGACCAATTGTAATCTGGATTTTGGAACCATAACTCGGAGGTCTAGGCTCATGAAGCGAAGAAAACGGAACCCTAATAGCACTTGTAGTCTATTTGGTAATCCTTGGAACTCAAAAACTGGTAGGCAGAAAACTGTTCAAGATGAGAAAGGTTATGGGTGGAATCAAAATGTTGCATGCACATCAGCTGCTGATTTAGACATCTTTCCTGTTAATGGCTTTAAGGATTCTTCGCAGAATGAAACATCAGCAAGGAGCAAAGAAGCTTGGGAGAACGAGATTGATGACCTGAATAGTAGGGGGCCGCTGCAGAAGCCCAGAGGCTTCTCGATTGAGGGTGCTTGCTATGAAGAGAATGCAACCTTTCTGCAATTTGCTAGAGGACACAATGATAAAGAATCCAGTGGTTGTGATGTAAATGGTGTCAGCCTATGGCTGGAAGAGCTTGGTCTTGGTAAGTTTGCTGAATTGTTTGAAATGCACGAAGTTGATGAAGAAACTCTGCCTTTTCTTACTTTTGAAGATTTGAAAGACATGGGAATTGTTTCTGTTGGGCCTCGTCGGAAGTTGTTTAATGCAATTCAGCAGCTAAAAGGAGGCAG GCATGTTGGTGTTTGCATAAAGCTCATGAGTTTCAAAATCAAAG GAAGTTATGGGGTTATACAGCCTAAGGGAGTGCTCAATGTCAATTGA
- the LOC113740449 gene encoding dof zinc finger protein DOF5.4-like, whose product MQDIHAISGGGGVAGGGNRLFAGGSGGGDRRLRPHHNQNHHQALKCPRCDSLNTKFCYYNNYNLSQPRHFCKSCRRYWTKGGVLRNVPVGGGCRKTKRSKPKQAASADVAVAGAPAPGERKSNSHSSSESSSLTATTTAAKKTPGAGTTGEVASATVNSSSSGASNLMNFTDSRFFLAQMNPSTSFEHPQPLLNPAVTSEGQIFTDMGSFTSLMTSSNDPAMLGFANVTATDISGYRLQQSHQGAVLDDQSSNQMAGTAGGGGGDHELKMDQINCGFLDQTAQIGFPGLQQNRISNGGLQGLGWHINGGGGGGDDGGGEQGLFDFSGTVDQAYWGQNQWADNDQSLNFPPLV is encoded by the coding sequence ATGCAAGATATACATGCTATTAGTGGAGGTGGAGGAGTAGCAGGAGGAGGAAACAGGTTGTTTGCCGGTGGCAGCGGCGGTGGAGATAGAAGATTAAGGCCACACCACAACCAGAACCACCATCAAGCTCTAAAGTGCCCTCGTTGCGATTCTTTGAACACCAAATTTTGCTACTACAACAACTATAATCTTTCCCAGCCTAGGCACTTCTGCAAGAGCTGCAGACGCTACTGGACTAAAGGTGGCGTTCTGCGTAACGTTCCCGTCGGCGGTGGCTGCCGCAAAACCAAGCGCTCCAAGCCTAAACAGGCCGCTTCTGCCGACGTTGCAGTTGCCGGGGCTCCGGCTCCCGGGGAACGGAAGTCCAATTCTCATTCTAGTAGCGAGAGTTCGAGTCTCACCGCGACTACAACGGCTGCGAAGAAAACTCCCGGAGCTGGCACAACCGGTGAGGTTGCATCGGCCACGGTGAATTCGTCGAGTTCGGGAGCTtcgaatttgatgaatttcacCGACTCGAGGTTCTTTCTGGCGCAGATGAATCCAAGCACTAGTTTTGAGCATCCTCAGCCGTTGCTTAATCCTGCAGTTACATCGGAGGGTCAGATTTTCACGGATATGGGGAGCTTTACGAGTCTGATGACTTCATCTAACGATCCGGCTATGCTAGGATTTGCTAACGTGACGGCAACCGACATTTCGGGTTACCGGTTGCAACAGAGCCATCAGGGTGCGGTTCTAGACGACCAGAGCTCGAATCAGATGGCGGGGACTGCTGGTGGCGGCGGCGGTGATCACGAATTGAAGATGGATCAGATCAATTGTGGGTTTTTAGATCAGACGGCCCAGATTGGGTTCCCCGGGTTGCAGCAGAACAGAATAAGCAATGGTGGACTCCAGGGTCTCGGTTGGCATATTAACGGCGGAGGAGGTGGGGGTGATGATGGAGGAGGGGAGCAGGGATTGTTTGATTTCTCAGGGACCGTCGATCAAGCTTACTGGGGTCAAAATCAGTGGGCTGATAATGATCAATCCCTGAATTTTCCTCCCTTAGTATAG
- the LOC113739744 gene encoding elongation factor 1-delta, with protein MAVAFYNLTSESGLKKLDEYLLTRSYITGYQASKDDITVYSALSKPPSSEFVNVSRWFKHIDALLRISGISGEGCGVTIEGFAAATEEAVATPAAADTKAAAAVDDDDDDVDLFGEETEEEKKAAEERAAAVKASGKKKESGKSSVLMDVKPWDDETDMKKLEEAVRNVKMEGLLWGASKLVPVGYGIKKLQIMLTIVDDLVSVDDLIENYLTVEPCDEFVQSCDIVAFNKI; from the exons ATGGCTGTCGCATTCTACAACCTAACCTCAGAATCTGGCCTTAAGAAGCTTGATGAGTACCTTCTGACACGTAGTTATATCACAGG GTACCAGGCTTCTAAGGATGATATTACTGTGTATTCTGCTCTTTCAAAACCACCCTCATCTGAATTTGTGAATGTATCTCGGTGGTTCAAACACATTGATGCACTTTTAAGAATTTC TGGTATATCTGGGGAAGGTTGCGGTGTCACTATTGAAGGATTTGCTGCAGCCACAGAGGAAGCTGTTGCTACTCCTGCTGCTGCTGATACAAAG GCAGCAGCTGCTGTGGATGATGACGATGATGATGTAGATCTATTTggtgaagaaactgaagaggaaaAGAAGGCTGCCGAAGAACGTGCTGCTGCCGTAAAGGCATCTGGCAAAAAGAAAGAGT CGGGGAAGTCTTCAGTTTTGATGGATGTCAAGCCATGGGATGATGAGACTGACATGAAAAAGCTTGAGGAAGCTGTCCGAAATGTTAAAATGGAGGGATTGCTTTGGGGAGCTT CTAAGCTGGTACCTGTTGGATATGgcataaaaaaattacaaatcatGCTTACCATTGTGGATGACCTGGTGTCAGTTGATGATCTTATTGAGAACTATCTTACAGTTGAACCATGTGATGAGTTTGTCCAGAGCTGCGATATTGTGGCTTTCAACAAGATAT AA
- the LOC113739743 gene encoding uncharacterized protein — MQLESRDPEYGDLRCMECEVPEVVVFLKENGCQIFKGLCMDGEVPCHDKCCVENCELDHNNISNLLKYELARNSREVSEEMLVYTSISTGAEESFSNHDCIHDDAKLCDADKKLLMEDKTVSGETAHISTEACSSSEKELSDIRNLSSTEQITGPSLSQLFNCEDVRLDQQQNHQEHPKTETIIAETWSAGKEADCRNCNGVDLRSEVELGAQRITDDSDSQPITDAKDESTTEDKSTESTCEAADCMSKVPLLASSSSRQNENTAGHHRELGSSSFSAASTPSGRLTFSGLIPFSDNISVRSNSTASTRSFAFPILATEWNESPIRMAEVDRKPKRWGCWRMCFTCSNF, encoded by the exons ATGCAATTGGAAAGCAGAGATCCTGAGTATGGAGATTTGAGATGTATGGAGTGTGAAGTACCAGAAGTGGTTGTTTTCCTGAAAGAAAATGGTTGCCAGATCTTCAAGGGTTTGTGTATGGATGGGGAAGTGCCTTGTCATGACAAATGTTGTGTGGAAAACTGTGAGTTGGACCACAATAATATATCCAACCTGTTGAAGTATGAGCTGGCCAGAAACAGCAGAGAGGTTTCtgaagaaatgttggtatatacTAGCATTTCAACTGGGGCAGAAGAATCTTTCTCTAACCATGATTGCATTCATGATGATGCCAAGCTTTGTGATGCTGACAAGAAGCTGCTGATGGAAGATAAAACAGTTTCTGGTGAAACTGCTCATATTTCAACAGAGGCTTGTTCTTCTTCAGAGAAGGAATTATCAGATATACGAAATTTGAGTAGTACTGAGCAGATCACCGGTCCCTCTCTTTCTCAGTTGTTTAATTGCGAAGATGTTAGACTAGATCAACAACAGAATCATCAG GAGCATCCAAAGACGGAAACAATCATAGCGGAGACTTGGTCAGCTGGCAAGGAAGCAGATTGCAGAAACTGCAATGGAGTAGATCTAAGATCAGAGGTTGAGTTGGGAGCCCAAAGAATAACAGATGACTCTGATTCACAACCAATTACGGACGCCAAGGACGAAAGCACCACCGAAGACAAAAGCACCGAAAGCACCTGCGAGGCGGCGGATTGCATGTCAAAAGTACCATTAttagcatcatcatcatcacgtCAAAATGAAAATACCGCAGGGCATCATCGAGAACTTGGAAGCTCTAGCTTCTCTGCAGCAAGCACTCCCTCTGGTCGATTAACGTTCTCTGGGTTGATACCATTTTCTGACAACATCTCCGTCCGCTCGAATAGCACAGCCAGCACGAGATCTTTTGCATTTCCCAT ATTAGCAACAGAATGGAACGAAAGTCCCATAAGAATGGCAGAAGTTGACAGAAAGCCCAAAAGGTGGGGATGTTGGAGGATGTGTTTTACATGTTCGAATTTTTAG